A genomic segment from Streptosporangium roseum DSM 43021 encodes:
- a CDS encoding serine hydrolase domain-containing protein — protein sequence MTTHDIALDWVRREIKEGRLPCAVFGAATSDGIQVLEAFGEHDGRATRTEDHFALFSVTKPLMGLAALRQVERGLLSLRRPLRDVLPNFARPDVTLWHLLTHTSGITERTLTPDNLLEHLVTAPSMFEAGTLSHYSNLAFAGIAEMVRDVTGRDVADVIDSDLNTLVPGGGRITFDPACDAAEVHGIELLGPGFDFDKFVRLRHPAGALFSRAEDLLALGGALLRGDRELIHPTTLAAMTTPQTTGLVKLEPDPVNAGQDWGLTWNLRHSAPGLLDRRLYGHGGASGCQWWMYPEQDACFVLLINVMAPSLSGVDVDGLHNAFTTGLDA from the coding sequence ATGACCACTCACGACATCGCGCTCGACTGGGTCAGGCGCGAGATCAAGGAGGGGCGGCTGCCGTGCGCGGTGTTCGGCGCCGCCACCTCCGACGGGATCCAGGTGCTGGAGGCATTCGGCGAGCACGACGGCCGCGCGACCAGGACCGAGGACCACTTCGCGCTGTTCTCGGTGACCAAGCCGCTGATGGGGCTGGCCGCCCTGCGCCAGGTCGAGCGCGGGCTGCTGTCGCTGCGCCGCCCGCTGCGGGACGTGCTGCCGAACTTCGCGCGGCCCGACGTGACACTCTGGCACCTGCTCACCCACACCAGCGGCATCACCGAGCGGACGCTCACGCCCGACAACCTGCTGGAGCACCTCGTCACCGCGCCGTCGATGTTCGAGGCAGGCACGCTCAGCCACTACTCCAACCTGGCCTTCGCCGGAATCGCGGAGATGGTCCGCGACGTCACGGGCCGCGACGTGGCCGACGTGATCGACTCCGACCTGAACACGCTGGTGCCGGGCGGCGGGCGGATCACGTTCGACCCGGCGTGCGACGCGGCCGAGGTCCACGGCATCGAACTGCTCGGGCCTGGCTTCGACTTCGACAAGTTCGTACGGCTCCGCCACCCGGCAGGGGCGCTGTTCTCCCGCGCCGAGGACCTCCTGGCGCTGGGCGGGGCGCTGCTGCGCGGCGACCGCGAGCTGATCCACCCGACCACCCTGGCCGCCATGACGACCCCGCAGACGACGGGCCTGGTCAAGCTGGAGCCCGACCCGGTCAACGCCGGGCAGGACTGGGGCCTCACCTGGAACCTGCGCCACTCGGCTCCCGGCCTGCTCGACCGGCGGCTGTACGGGCACGGCGGCGCCTCGGGGTGCCAGTGGTGGATGTACCCGGAGCAGGACGCGTGCTTCGTGCTGCTGATCAACGTTATGGCGCCGAGCCTGTCCGGCGTCGACGTCGACGGCCTGCACAACGCCTTCACCACCGGGCTCGATGCGTGA
- a CDS encoding TetR/AcrR family transcriptional regulator: protein MSRHEQKEIPAAQPLPRGRHGLSPDTVRTSQRDRLVEAMLRLVARRGYAATSVPDVIAAARVSRNAFYAQFADKEACFLAGCERDLPELIDSIRTAASGAGDRWSEALRLGMAAYLRWWQERPEYAQAYFVELPRAGERAVEQRDAAYRPFLDMFGALAARARLEDPSLPPLRAAVPRLIVYGITEFIASEVREGRVTTLTSSAGDLYHYTVALLAGPDHGIATTPSA from the coding sequence ATGTCAAGACATGAACAGAAGGAAATTCCGGCGGCCCAGCCGCTCCCCAGGGGACGGCACGGACTCTCCCCCGACACGGTGCGCACCTCCCAGCGAGACCGCCTCGTGGAGGCCATGCTGAGGCTCGTCGCGAGGCGTGGATACGCCGCCACGAGCGTGCCGGACGTGATCGCCGCCGCGCGGGTCTCGCGCAACGCCTTCTACGCCCAGTTCGCCGACAAGGAGGCGTGCTTCCTCGCCGGATGCGAGCGCGACCTGCCCGAGCTGATCGATTCGATCCGCACGGCCGCGTCGGGGGCGGGCGACCGCTGGAGCGAGGCGCTCCGGCTGGGGATGGCCGCCTACCTGCGGTGGTGGCAGGAGCGCCCGGAGTACGCGCAGGCGTACTTCGTGGAGCTGCCGAGGGCGGGTGAGCGGGCCGTCGAGCAGCGTGACGCCGCCTACCGGCCCTTCCTCGACATGTTCGGGGCGCTGGCCGCGCGGGCCAGGCTGGAGGATCCCTCGCTGCCGCCGCTGCGTGCCGCGGTGCCCCGCCTGATCGTCTACGGGATCACCGAGTTCATCGCCTCGGAGGTGCGTGAGGGCCGCGTCACCACTCTGACGTCGTCGGCCGGCGACCTCTACCACTACACGGTCGCCCTGCTCGCCGGCCCCGATCACGGCATCGCGACCACCCCTTCCGCCTGA
- a CDS encoding carbohydrate ABC transporter permease, with translation MVMRNRAVWLPWALPAIVLVTVFFVAPFLLNVRFAFSSWTSFRAEITWNGLENVRTLIDQDLLANAVTVTVLYAILCMAIQNTVSLSLALALQRTSGINTVFRSAFFLPTLISPLAAGYIWRGLLAPDGAVNSFLGVEWAWLGEPSTALVVVAFIDAWKWSGLITLVYIAGLNSIPKSLLESATVDGAGLWTRFRRVVFPLLAPALTFNVAVTLVGALSAYDVIAATTGGGPGDHTRALNVVMRQQWGQGFFGSASALGFTVTLLVIATAVPLVWWLRRREVTG, from the coding sequence ATGGTGATGCGGAACAGGGCGGTCTGGCTGCCGTGGGCACTGCCCGCGATCGTGCTGGTCACGGTCTTCTTCGTCGCCCCGTTCCTGCTCAACGTCCGGTTCGCGTTCTCCTCCTGGACGAGCTTCCGGGCCGAGATCACCTGGAACGGGCTGGAGAACGTCCGCACGCTGATCGACCAGGACCTGCTGGCCAACGCGGTCACCGTGACCGTGCTGTACGCGATCCTGTGCATGGCGATCCAGAACACGGTCAGCCTCTCGCTGGCCCTGGCCCTCCAGCGGACCAGCGGGATCAACACCGTCTTCCGCTCGGCGTTCTTCCTGCCGACGCTCATCTCGCCGCTGGCCGCCGGATACATCTGGCGCGGGCTGCTCGCCCCCGACGGGGCGGTCAACTCCTTCCTCGGCGTCGAGTGGGCGTGGCTGGGCGAGCCGTCCACCGCGCTGGTGGTGGTCGCGTTCATCGACGCGTGGAAGTGGAGCGGGCTGATCACCCTCGTCTACATCGCGGGCCTCAACTCCATCCCGAAGTCTCTGCTGGAGTCGGCGACCGTCGACGGGGCCGGGCTGTGGACCCGGTTCCGGCGGGTGGTGTTCCCGCTGCTCGCCCCGGCGCTGACCTTCAACGTGGCGGTCACGCTGGTGGGCGCGCTCAGCGCGTACGACGTGATCGCCGCCACCACCGGCGGCGGGCCCGGCGACCACACGCGGGCCCTGAACGTGGTGATGCGCCAGCAGTGGGGGCAGGGCTTCTTCGGCTCCGCCAGCGCGCTGGGGTTCACCGTGACACTGCTGGTGATCGCCACCGCCGTGCCCCTCGTGTGGTGGCTGCGGCGCAGGGAGGTGACGGGATGA
- a CDS encoding ABC transporter substrate-binding protein, with protein MGVRAPSRLLGAAIGAVLALSLSGCGSSASEGTGQVKLTLWHNSADPAPLLEMYKKFEKQSGHRIELVSIPSDGFEDTTQTKWATGDRPDILEYHATASGLLALNPAENLRDLTGEAYIARSGDLYQAAGSVNGKVYAAITGFPQVFGLYYNKKVFTAAGLTPPTNFAELAAACPKLKAAGVTPVFESGGSIWPVQILPILYLAGANQSNAYGKAIAGHSSTLADAGSPFVSGLTAYAKLKGDGCFNKDIVTAKFEDSMKALVTGEAAMVAQHSDMLPALLAAAGGDQKTVDESVGFVGLSSDKPLVTYAPGPIGTFYLPKTGDAAREKASLDFVRFMTGPAYAEYITASKTFPVLKDVPDPQGVSSVLQDVKKAYDTGAVIAFNSDIPGMGGLAQLMSELIAGQKDPQKAATQLQGQVEQAAKAAGLPGW; from the coding sequence ATGGGCGTGAGAGCACCATCTCGTCTGCTCGGCGCGGCGATCGGCGCCGTCCTCGCCCTGTCCCTCTCCGGCTGCGGGTCGTCCGCCTCGGAGGGGACCGGTCAGGTGAAGCTGACCCTCTGGCACAACAGCGCGGACCCGGCGCCGCTGCTGGAGATGTACAAGAAGTTCGAGAAGCAGTCCGGCCACAGGATCGAGCTCGTGTCGATCCCGTCCGACGGCTTCGAGGACACCACCCAGACCAAGTGGGCCACCGGCGACCGCCCGGACATCCTGGAGTACCACGCGACGGCGAGCGGCCTGCTGGCCCTCAACCCGGCCGAGAACCTGCGCGACCTGACAGGCGAGGCGTACATCGCCAGGTCCGGCGACCTCTACCAGGCCGCCGGGTCCGTCAACGGCAAGGTCTACGCCGCCATCACCGGCTTCCCCCAGGTCTTCGGCCTCTACTACAACAAGAAGGTCTTCACCGCGGCCGGGCTGACCCCGCCCACGAACTTCGCCGAGCTCGCCGCCGCCTGCCCCAAGCTCAAGGCCGCCGGGGTCACTCCGGTCTTCGAGTCGGGCGGGTCGATCTGGCCGGTGCAGATCCTGCCCATCCTCTACCTGGCAGGCGCCAACCAGTCCAACGCCTACGGCAAGGCCATCGCGGGCCACAGCAGCACGCTGGCCGACGCGGGCTCGCCCTTCGTCTCCGGCCTGACCGCCTACGCCAAGCTGAAGGGCGACGGCTGCTTCAACAAGGACATCGTCACCGCCAAGTTCGAGGACTCCATGAAGGCCCTCGTGACCGGCGAGGCCGCCATGGTCGCCCAGCACTCCGACATGCTCCCGGCCCTCCTCGCGGCCGCGGGCGGCGACCAGAAGACCGTCGACGAGTCCGTCGGCTTCGTCGGCCTGTCGAGCGACAAGCCGCTCGTGACCTACGCGCCCGGCCCGATCGGCACGTTCTACCTGCCCAAGACCGGTGACGCGGCGCGGGAGAAGGCGTCGCTCGACTTCGTGCGCTTCATGACCGGCCCGGCCTACGCCGAGTACATCACCGCGTCCAAGACCTTCCCCGTCCTCAAGGACGTGCCCGACCCGCAGGGCGTCTCCTCCGTGCTGCAGGACGTCAAGAAGGCCTACGACACCGGCGCGGTCATCGCCTTCAACTCCGACATCCCCGGCATGGGCGGGCTGGCCCAGCTCATGTCCGAGCTGATCGCCGGGCAGAAGGATCCGCAGAAGGCGGCGACCCAGCTACAGGGCCAGGTCGAGCAGGCGGCCAAGGCGGCAGGACTGCCCGGATGGTGA
- a CDS encoding alpha-L-rhamnosidase → MDEPSPRLSWDARLLREATVVVSSDGREVGRSSVPAGSHGVDVPDERLAPLTPYTWSVEGHATGAFTTGLRARGEWDAPWLAGDPRAAVSLRGSFTWRPAPGRAWLAATALGVYRALLNGVRLGEEELAPGWTDYGHRTRYRLLELTELLMPGENELELWLAPGWYAGHVAGGGPRRYGDRPAASAQVLVRDDDGVRRVLATDAAWTRRDLGRPRADLVMGETVQAPSPQVGPAETTAAPEILVEADPAPPVRVIGTVPAVSVTEPAPGVQVADFGRNVVGRVRLRVEAPGPVRIVVRHGEELTATGRLYTDNLRTADQRDEFVLGPGSHVVEPAFTLHGFRYVEVTGWPGALTPDDLEAVLLSSTLAVTGSLTVSDPAVRQLVANIGASADGNLVSVPTDCPQRDERTGWTADISVFGSTLSFLRHTQAFLSGWVTTLIDGQRADGAVPHVAPVLPEYGYDSPVWSDALVEVPWLLWRRYGDDRTLRRAYDPMRRWADYCLAQAEGGIRPGRALGDWLAPGTVETPKSLIATAALARSLRLVAHVADVLGEPHAPEYGEAFTRVSGAFQRAFLSGPRLHTETQTGYAVALAWDLVPPEDRTASAQALAELVRADGHRLMTGFVGTPLLLPVLSETGHHDLACRIFNQEGYPSWRYQLRAGATTMWERWDAWHHRHGLQTPAMNSFNHYAYGCVGDWLFRHVAGLGDDPRGTGGGFGELLLRPGPVPLLRQAHARYESASGTVESGWRAGPDGVQFTFAVPEGVTARAVLPVRGAWDGMTVNGTFLMGLSEQLPTTRLADGGCALNLPPGRWSFTAPAAATAYLLQEWDDLGR, encoded by the coding sequence GTGGACGAGCCGTCGCCCCGGCTGTCGTGGGACGCCCGGCTCCTCAGGGAGGCCACCGTGGTGGTGTCCTCGGACGGGCGCGAGGTGGGGCGCTCGTCCGTGCCCGCCGGATCGCACGGCGTGGACGTGCCGGATGAGCGGCTGGCGCCGCTGACGCCGTACACGTGGAGTGTGGAAGGGCACGCGACCGGCGCGTTCACCACGGGCCTGCGGGCGCGCGGTGAGTGGGACGCCCCCTGGCTGGCGGGCGACCCTCGGGCGGCGGTGAGCCTGCGCGGGTCGTTCACGTGGCGTCCCGCTCCCGGGCGCGCCTGGCTGGCCGCCACCGCGCTGGGCGTCTACCGGGCGCTGCTCAACGGGGTACGGCTGGGCGAGGAGGAGCTGGCCCCCGGCTGGACCGACTACGGCCACCGGACGCGCTATCGGCTGCTGGAGCTCACGGAGCTGCTCATGCCCGGCGAGAACGAGCTGGAGCTGTGGCTCGCTCCCGGCTGGTACGCGGGTCATGTCGCCGGCGGAGGCCCGCGCCGCTACGGCGACCGGCCCGCCGCCAGCGCCCAGGTGCTCGTGCGGGACGACGACGGGGTCCGCCGCGTGCTCGCCACGGACGCGGCCTGGACCCGGCGGGATCTCGGCCGCCCGCGCGCCGACCTGGTGATGGGCGAGACCGTCCAGGCCCCTTCCCCGCAGGTCGGACCCGCCGAGACGACGGCCGCCCCGGAGATCCTGGTGGAGGCCGACCCCGCTCCCCCGGTGCGGGTGATCGGCACGGTGCCCGCCGTGTCCGTGACCGAACCCGCGCCGGGCGTCCAGGTGGCCGACTTCGGGCGGAACGTCGTCGGGCGCGTACGACTGCGCGTCGAGGCGCCGGGCCCCGTACGGATCGTGGTGCGGCACGGGGAGGAACTGACCGCGACCGGGCGGCTCTACACCGACAACCTGCGCACCGCGGACCAGCGTGACGAGTTCGTCCTCGGCCCCGGCTCGCACGTCGTGGAGCCCGCGTTCACCCTGCACGGGTTCCGCTACGTGGAGGTCACCGGCTGGCCGGGCGCGCTGACGCCGGACGACCTGGAGGCGGTGCTGCTGTCCTCCACGCTCGCCGTCACCGGCTCGCTGACCGTGAGCGATCCCGCCGTACGGCAACTCGTCGCCAACATCGGCGCGTCGGCGGACGGCAACCTGGTGAGCGTGCCGACCGACTGCCCGCAGCGCGACGAGCGGACCGGCTGGACGGCCGACATCTCGGTGTTCGGCTCGACGCTCAGCTTCCTGCGGCACACACAGGCGTTCCTGTCCGGCTGGGTGACGACGCTGATCGACGGGCAGCGGGCCGACGGCGCGGTCCCGCATGTCGCGCCGGTCCTGCCCGAGTACGGATACGACTCCCCCGTATGGTCCGACGCGCTGGTCGAGGTGCCGTGGCTGCTGTGGCGGCGCTACGGCGACGACCGCACGCTGCGCCGCGCGTACGACCCGATGCGGCGGTGGGCCGACTACTGCCTGGCCCAGGCCGAGGGCGGCATCAGACCGGGCAGGGCCCTGGGCGACTGGCTGGCCCCCGGCACGGTCGAGACGCCCAAGAGCCTCATCGCCACCGCCGCCCTCGCCCGCAGCCTCCGCCTGGTCGCACACGTGGCCGACGTGCTCGGCGAGCCGCACGCGCCGGAGTACGGCGAGGCGTTCACCCGCGTGTCGGGCGCCTTCCAGCGGGCCTTCCTCAGCGGGCCGAGGCTGCACACCGAGACGCAGACCGGCTACGCCGTCGCCCTCGCCTGGGACCTGGTCCCGCCCGAGGACCGGACCGCGTCGGCGCAGGCGCTGGCCGAGCTGGTCCGCGCCGACGGGCACCGACTCATGACGGGCTTCGTCGGCACCCCCCTGCTGCTGCCCGTGCTGTCGGAGACCGGCCACCACGACCTGGCGTGCCGGATCTTCAACCAGGAGGGCTATCCGTCCTGGCGCTACCAGCTCCGCGCCGGGGCGACCACCATGTGGGAGCGCTGGGACGCCTGGCACCACCGGCACGGCCTGCAGACGCCGGCCATGAACTCCTTCAACCACTACGCCTACGGCTGCGTGGGCGACTGGCTGTTCCGGCACGTGGCGGGCCTGGGCGACGACCCGCGCGGGACGGGTGGCGGCTTCGGCGAGCTGCTGCTGCGTCCCGGCCCCGTCCCGCTGCTGCGCCAGGCGCACGCCCGCTACGAGAGCGCCTCGGGGACCGTCGAGTCGGGCTGGCGGGCCGGGCCCGACGGGGTCCAGTTCACGTTCGCCGTCCCGGAGGGCGTGACCGCCCGCGCGGTGCTGCCCGTGCGTGGCGCGTGGGACGGAATGACCGTCAACGGCACCTTCCTCATGGGCCTCAGCGAGCAGCTGCCGACCACCAGGCTGGCCGACGGGGGCTGCGCCCTGAACCTGCCGCCGGGCCGCTGGTCGTTCACGGCCCCCGCGGCGGCCACGGCCTACCTGCTCCAGGAGTGGGACGACCTGGGCCGGTGA
- a CDS encoding LacI family DNA-binding transcriptional regulator, with protein MTSGRVTIADVARRAGVSTAAVSKVVRGAYGVSAEMQAKVTQAIDELGYRPHAAARALRGRTYTLGVMLSDTRNPFFPDIIEGVTGRLGDTEYQVLLGPGGIEPRTQARMTDAMIDRSMDGLILISPVMADAELAAIATATPVVVVGRHGGAAAYDAVVDDDVMGAGLVVDHLVGLGHTRIAHITHMERARAQGLPHTVRAEGYRQAMRAHGLADDVLATSFTEEGGFEGARELLARDDRPTAIFAGADIAALGVLRAADEAGLSVPEDLSVAGYDNIGIASLKRISLTSVDQDGHVIGATAARLLVERIEGRSRSVTSSVSPTLIVRGTTGSPRL; from the coding sequence GTGACGAGCGGACGGGTGACGATCGCCGATGTGGCCAGGCGAGCCGGGGTTTCCACGGCCGCCGTGTCCAAGGTGGTGCGCGGGGCCTACGGCGTGAGCGCGGAGATGCAGGCCAAGGTGACGCAGGCCATCGACGAGCTGGGCTACCGCCCGCACGCCGCGGCCCGCGCCCTGCGCGGACGCACCTACACCCTCGGCGTCATGCTCTCCGACACCCGCAACCCGTTCTTCCCCGACATCATCGAGGGCGTCACCGGCCGGCTGGGCGACACCGAGTACCAGGTGCTGCTCGGACCCGGCGGGATCGAGCCCAGGACGCAGGCCAGGATGACCGACGCCATGATCGACCGGAGCATGGACGGGCTCATCCTGATCTCGCCGGTCATGGCGGACGCCGAACTCGCCGCCATCGCGACGGCCACCCCGGTCGTCGTGGTGGGCAGGCACGGCGGCGCCGCGGCCTACGACGCTGTCGTCGACGACGACGTGATGGGGGCGGGGCTCGTGGTCGACCACCTGGTCGGGCTCGGGCACACCCGGATCGCGCACATCACCCACATGGAGCGGGCCCGCGCCCAGGGACTGCCGCACACGGTGCGCGCCGAAGGCTACCGCCAGGCGATGCGCGCCCACGGACTCGCCGACGACGTGCTGGCCACCTCCTTCACCGAGGAGGGCGGCTTCGAGGGCGCGCGGGAACTGCTCGCGCGCGACGACCGGCCCACCGCGATCTTCGCCGGGGCCGACATCGCGGCGCTCGGCGTGCTGCGCGCCGCCGACGAGGCGGGCCTGTCGGTGCCGGAGGACCTCTCCGTCGCCGGATACGACAACATCGGAATCGCCTCGCTCAAGCGCATCTCGCTCACCAGCGTCGACCAGGACGGGCACGTGATCGGGGCGACCGCCGCGCGCCTGCTCGTCGAACGCATCGAGGGACGCTCACGATCGGTGACGTCGTCGGTGTCACCCACGCTGATCGTCCGCGGAACCACAGGATCGCCTCGCCTCTGA
- a CDS encoding carbohydrate ABC transporter permease translates to MRAVLKYTALTLFAIPWVLVPIWLVVVNSFKPAGEAAELGLGLPRTWAIAENYGIVLDRGGYLMGLVNSLKVTVPIVAAVVFLGAAAAWAFGRSRSRWLQAAYFVMGLSILLPPSIIPTVYLLRALSLDGGSLGYVLTMTGCRLGIVIFLAAGFVRAFPRDLEDAAAIDGASRLQVFIRILLPLLRPVLFVGGVILIINVWNDFFFALFLLQGSANATLPLSLFQFASGTLQSLNWNLVFAHVLLTTLPLVAVYVVAQKRVLAGLTEGALKG, encoded by the coding sequence ATGAGAGCGGTCCTCAAGTACACGGCGCTGACGCTCTTCGCGATCCCGTGGGTGCTCGTCCCCATCTGGCTCGTGGTCGTCAACTCGTTCAAACCCGCGGGCGAGGCCGCCGAGCTGGGCCTCGGCCTGCCCAGGACGTGGGCGATCGCCGAGAACTACGGCATCGTGCTCGACCGGGGCGGCTACCTGATGGGGCTGGTCAACAGCCTCAAGGTGACCGTGCCGATCGTGGCGGCCGTGGTGTTCCTCGGCGCGGCGGCGGCGTGGGCGTTCGGGCGCAGCCGGTCGCGGTGGCTGCAGGCGGCCTACTTCGTGATGGGGCTGTCGATCCTGCTGCCTCCGTCGATCATCCCGACCGTCTACCTGCTGCGCGCCCTGTCGCTGGACGGCGGCTCGCTCGGCTACGTGCTGACGATGACCGGCTGCCGCCTGGGCATCGTGATCTTCCTGGCGGCCGGATTCGTCCGGGCGTTCCCCCGCGACCTGGAGGACGCCGCCGCCATCGACGGCGCCTCCCGCCTGCAGGTCTTCATCCGCATCCTGCTGCCCCTGCTGCGGCCGGTGCTGTTCGTCGGCGGCGTGATCCTGATCATCAACGTCTGGAACGACTTCTTCTTCGCCCTCTTCCTGCTCCAGGGCAGCGCGAACGCCACGCTGCCGCTGAGCCTGTTCCAGTTCGCCTCCGGCACCTTGCAGAGCCTGAACTGGAACCTCGTCTTCGCCCACGTCCTGCTCACCACGCTGCCCCTCGTGGCGGTGTACGTCGTCGCGCAGAAGCGCGTCCTGGCCGGTCTTACGGAAGGTGCACTCAAGGGATGA